Proteins from a genomic interval of Cucumis melo cultivar AY chromosome 7, USDA_Cmelo_AY_1.0, whole genome shotgun sequence:
- the LOC103493471 gene encoding cytochrome P450 CYP72A219-like isoform X2, translating to MSYVLDTISTWLIVVIVVLLSSLLLLGWKLVDWIWFRPKKLEKLLRQQGFTGNSYRILYGDLKERAAMRDQAISKPMNFSNHIAPRVIPSVHHTIQHYGKNSFMWIGPIPRVHIMDPEQLKTVFSLINDYQKPTASLNPLAKLLADGLLNHEGHKWVKHRKIINPAFHLEKLKDMVPAFYHSCDEMISKWESMVSVQGSCELDVMPYLQNMTADVISRTAFGSSYEKGKKIFKLQTELAEMVIRSTLGIYIPGWRETSMKAGEATQTDLLSILMESNLNEIKQHGNNKDIGMSIEDVIDECKLFYIAGQETTATLLTWTMVLLSSYSEWQERARAEVFEIFGNKKPDYDGLSRLKVVTMILNEVLRLYPPVSMFGRFIKKETKLGKLTLPAGVMLGLPTVLIQCDPELWGEDAHEFKPERFSEGVSKATKNPGAFVPFGWGPRICIGLNFAMIEAKMTLSMILQRFSLELSSSYTHAPIVAITTQPQHGAHIILHKLELVT from the exons ATGTCATATGTTTTAGATACGATTTCAACTTGGTTAATAGTAGTAATCGTGGTTTTATTATCGTCATTACTATTATTGGGATGGAAATTAGTTGATTGGATTTGGTTTAGGCCGAAGAAATTGGAGAAGCTTTTAAGACAACAAGGATTCACCGGAAATTCTTACCGGATTCTTTACGGCGACTTGAAGGAGAGAGCTGCCATGAGAGATCAAGCAATCTCCAAGCCTATGAACTTCTCCAATCACATTGCTCCACGTGTCATTCCCTCTGTTCATCACACCATCCAACATTATG GGAAGAATTCATTCATGTGGATTGGCCCCATCCCAAGAGTACACATCATGGACCCTGAACAACTTAAAACTGTGTTCTCATTGATCAATGATTACCAAAAGCCAACTGCTAGTTTGAATCCCCTTGCCAAGTTGCTTGCTGATGGACTTTTAAATCATGAAGGACACAAATGGGTCAAACACAGAAAGATAATTAATCCTGCTTTTCATTTAGAAAAGCTTAAG GATATGGTACCGGCATTCTATCACAGCTGTGACGAGATGATTAGCAAATGGGAAAGTATGGTCTCCGTACAGGGATCTTGTGAGTTAGATGTAATGCCTTACCTACAAAATATGACTGCTGATGTGATTTCTCGAACTGCATTTGGGAGTAGCTAcgagaaaggaaaaaagatctttAAGCTTCAAACTGAACTAGCAGAGATGGTGATTCGATCTACCTTAGGGATTTATATTCCAGGATGGAG GGAAACGTCTATGAAGGCAGGTGAAGCTACACAAACTGACCTACTAAGCATTCTCATGGAATCCAATTTGAACGAAATTAAACAACATGGAAACAATAAAGACATTGGAATGAGCATAGAAGATGTTATTGATGAATGCAAACTATTCTATATTGCTGGCCAAGAAACTACAGCTACATTACTAACTTGGACGATGGTATTGTTGAGTTCATACTCAGAATGGCAAGAACGAGCAAGAGCAGAGGTCTTTGAGATCTTTGGCAACAAAAAACCAGATTATGATGGTTTAAGTCGACTAAAAGTT GTAACTATGATATTGAACGAGGTTCTTAGGTTATATCCTCCGGTAAGTATGTTTGGTCGTttcattaaaaaagaaacaaaacttgGAAAATTGACTTTACCAGCAGGAGTTATGTTGGGCTTACCGACTGTTCTTATCCAATGTGATCCTGAGTTATGGGGAGAAGATGCACATGAATTTAAGCCAGAAAGATTTTCCGAGGGAGTTTCTAAAGCAACAAAAAATCCAGGTGCTTTTGTACCCTTTGGTTGGGGTCCTCGAATATGCATAGGACTAAACTTCGCCATGATTGAAGCAAAAATGACATTGTCAATGATTCTACAACGCTTCTCGCTCGAGCTTTCGTCATCGTATACACATGCTCCCATTGTTGCCATAACAACACAACCTCAACATGGAGCTCATATCATACTACACAAACTGGAATTAGTTACTTAA
- the LOC103493471 gene encoding cytochrome P450 CYP72A219-like isoform X1, which yields MSYVLDTISTWLIVVIVVLLSSLLLLGWKLVDWIWFRPKKLEKLLRQQGFTGNSYRILYGDLKERAAMRDQAISKPMNFSNHIAPRVIPSVHHTIQHYGKNSFMWIGPIPRVHIMDPEQLKTVFSLINDYQKPTASLNPLAKLLADGLLNHEGHKWVKHRKIINPAFHLEKLKDMVPAFYHSCDEMISKWESMVSVQGSCELDVMPYLQNMTADVISRTAFGSSYEKGKKIFKLQTELAEMVIRSTLGIYIPGWRFLPTKSNNKMNVISKEISTLIMGIINERETSMKAGEATQTDLLSILMESNLNEIKQHGNNKDIGMSIEDVIDECKLFYIAGQETTATLLTWTMVLLSSYSEWQERARAEVFEIFGNKKPDYDGLSRLKVVTMILNEVLRLYPPVSMFGRFIKKETKLGKLTLPAGVMLGLPTVLIQCDPELWGEDAHEFKPERFSEGVSKATKNPGAFVPFGWGPRICIGLNFAMIEAKMTLSMILQRFSLELSSSYTHAPIVAITTQPQHGAHIILHKLELVT from the exons ATGTCATATGTTTTAGATACGATTTCAACTTGGTTAATAGTAGTAATCGTGGTTTTATTATCGTCATTACTATTATTGGGATGGAAATTAGTTGATTGGATTTGGTTTAGGCCGAAGAAATTGGAGAAGCTTTTAAGACAACAAGGATTCACCGGAAATTCTTACCGGATTCTTTACGGCGACTTGAAGGAGAGAGCTGCCATGAGAGATCAAGCAATCTCCAAGCCTATGAACTTCTCCAATCACATTGCTCCACGTGTCATTCCCTCTGTTCATCACACCATCCAACATTATG GGAAGAATTCATTCATGTGGATTGGCCCCATCCCAAGAGTACACATCATGGACCCTGAACAACTTAAAACTGTGTTCTCATTGATCAATGATTACCAAAAGCCAACTGCTAGTTTGAATCCCCTTGCCAAGTTGCTTGCTGATGGACTTTTAAATCATGAAGGACACAAATGGGTCAAACACAGAAAGATAATTAATCCTGCTTTTCATTTAGAAAAGCTTAAG GATATGGTACCGGCATTCTATCACAGCTGTGACGAGATGATTAGCAAATGGGAAAGTATGGTCTCCGTACAGGGATCTTGTGAGTTAGATGTAATGCCTTACCTACAAAATATGACTGCTGATGTGATTTCTCGAACTGCATTTGGGAGTAGCTAcgagaaaggaaaaaagatctttAAGCTTCAAACTGAACTAGCAGAGATGGTGATTCGATCTACCTTAGGGATTTATATTCCAGGATGGAG ATTTCTACCCACAAAGtcaaataataaaatgaatGTGATAAGTAAAGAGATATCAACTTTGATCATGGGTATTATCAATGAAAGGGAAACGTCTATGAAGGCAGGTGAAGCTACACAAACTGACCTACTAAGCATTCTCATGGAATCCAATTTGAACGAAATTAAACAACATGGAAACAATAAAGACATTGGAATGAGCATAGAAGATGTTATTGATGAATGCAAACTATTCTATATTGCTGGCCAAGAAACTACAGCTACATTACTAACTTGGACGATGGTATTGTTGAGTTCATACTCAGAATGGCAAGAACGAGCAAGAGCAGAGGTCTTTGAGATCTTTGGCAACAAAAAACCAGATTATGATGGTTTAAGTCGACTAAAAGTT GTAACTATGATATTGAACGAGGTTCTTAGGTTATATCCTCCGGTAAGTATGTTTGGTCGTttcattaaaaaagaaacaaaacttgGAAAATTGACTTTACCAGCAGGAGTTATGTTGGGCTTACCGACTGTTCTTATCCAATGTGATCCTGAGTTATGGGGAGAAGATGCACATGAATTTAAGCCAGAAAGATTTTCCGAGGGAGTTTCTAAAGCAACAAAAAATCCAGGTGCTTTTGTACCCTTTGGTTGGGGTCCTCGAATATGCATAGGACTAAACTTCGCCATGATTGAAGCAAAAATGACATTGTCAATGATTCTACAACGCTTCTCGCTCGAGCTTTCGTCATCGTATACACATGCTCCCATTGTTGCCATAACAACACAACCTCAACATGGAGCTCATATCATACTACACAAACTGGAATTAGTTACTTAA